The Apodemus sylvaticus chromosome 17, mApoSyl1.1, whole genome shotgun sequence genome contains a region encoding:
- the LOC127667789 gene encoding LOW QUALITY PROTEIN: keratin, type II cytoskeletal 6A-like (The sequence of the model RefSeq protein was modified relative to this genomic sequence to represent the inferred CDS: inserted 1 base in 1 codon): MPTKTTMRSQTRHLGFSGSSARVPGLNISGLSNVSTCXSLGSRGSQVIFGGAGFGSRSLYGAGSSKRISMGGGSFSLGGSYGSLIRGGFSFGGGAGNGFGFGAGAGLPIWPRGGIQVATVNQSLLTPLNLQIDPTIQQVRTEEREQIKTLNNDFASFINKVQFLEQQNKVLHTKWALLQELGIDVISPDLEPLFAYYIDYLLRDLGGILGQKDPLDSELRSMEDKVKDYKSKYEDEINKCTAAENEFMAQKKDVDTAYMNKVELKAKADSLTNEIDFLRAVFESELSQMQTHISDTSVVLSMDNNRSLDLDSIIAEVKAQYEDIAQRSRAEAESWYQSKYEELQVTAGRHGDDLRNTEQEIAEINRMIQRLRSEIDHVKKQCANLQAAIAEAEQRGEMALKDARGKLEGLEDALQKAKQDMARLLKEYQELMNVKLALDVEIATYRKLLEGEECRLRGDGVGQVNISVVESTVSSRNDSAGGASSSLSLGGGSTYSYDSSHSLGDGLGAGSGRGIRGGLGSSGGGSSTIKNTINTFSSRKSYRH, translated from the exons ATGCCCACCAAAACTACCATGAGGAGTCAAACCAGACACCTAGGCTTCAGTGGCAGTTCAGCCAGAGTGCCTGGGCTAAACATCTCTGGCCTTAGCAATGTGTCCACAT CTTCCTTGGGCAGCAGAGGTTCCCAAGTCATTTTTGGAGGAGCTGGCTTTGGCAGCAGGAGCCTCTATGGTGCAGGGAGCTCCAAGAGGATCTCCATGGGAGGGGGCAGCTTTAGTCTTGGGGGTAGCTATGGCAGCCTAATCAGAGGAGGCTTCAGCTTTGGAGGAGGAGCTGGcaatggttttggttttggtgctGGAGCTGGCTTACCCATATGGCCCCGGGGAGGCATCCAAGTGGCCACCGTCAACCAGAGCCTCCTTACCCCTCTGAACCTGCAAATCGACCCTACCATCCAGCAGGTCAGGACTGAGGAAAGAGAGCAGATCAAGACCCTCAACAATGATTTTGCCTCCTTCATCAACAAA GTGCAGTTCCTGGAGCAGCAGAACAAGGTTCTGCACACTAAGTGGGCTCTGCTGCAGGAACTGGGCATTGATGTCATAAGTCCAGACCTGGAGCCTTTGTTTGCTTATTACATTGACTACCTTTTGAGAGACCTTGGTGGCATCCTTGGGCAGAAGGACCCCTTGGACTCTGAGCTGAGGAGCATGGAGGACAAGGTGAAGGACTACAAGAGCAA ATATGAAGATGAAATCAACAAGTGCACAGCAGCAGAGAATGAATTCATGGCCCAGAAGAAG GATGTAGACACTGCCTACATGAACAAGGTTGAACTTAAAGCCAAGGCAGACAGTCTAACAAATGAGATCGACTTCTTGAGAGCTGTGTTTGAGTCT GAACTGTCTCAGATGCAAACTCACATCTCAGACACATCTGTGGTCCTCTCCATGGACAACAACCGCAGCCTGGATCTGGACAGCATCATTGCTGAGGTCAAGGCCCAGTATGAGGACATTGCTCAGAGAAGTCGGGCTGAGGCCGAGTCCTGGTACCAGAGTAAA TATGAGGAGCTGCAGGTCACAGCTGGCAGGCATGGGGACGACCTGCGCAACACCGAGCAGGAGATCGCTGAGATCAACCGCATGATCCAGAGGCTGAGATCTGAGATCGACCACGTTAAGAAGCAG TGTGCCAACCTCCAAGCTGCCATTGCTGAGGCTGAGCAGCGTGGGGAGATGGCCCTGAAGGATGCCAGGGGCAAGCTGGAAGGGCTGGAGGATGCCCTGCAGAAGGCCAAGCAGGACATGGCCAGGCTGCTGAAGGAGTACCAGGAACTCATGAATGTCAAGCTGGCCTTGGACGTGGAGATCGCCACCTACAGGAAGCTTCTGGAAGGAGAGGAGTGCAG GCTGCGTGGTGACGGTGTTGGACAAGTCAACATCT CTGTGGTGGAGTCCACTGTTTCCAGTCGCAATGACAGTGCAGGTGGTGCCAGCAGTAGCTTATCCCTGGGAGGAGGCAGCACCTACTCCTATGACAGTAGCCACAGCCTTGGAGATGGCCTTGGTGCTGGCAGTGGCAGAGGCATCAGGGGTGGCCTCGGCTCCTCTGGTGGAGGCTCTTCCACCATCAAAAACACCATCAACACATTCTCCAGCAGGAAGAGCTACAGGCACTGA